The proteins below come from a single Parafrankia discariae genomic window:
- a CDS encoding cytochrome c biogenesis protein ResB, with amino-acid sequence MSTRPTAPSGHVDGLRPDDPAVLEAPEAFDPPAPRSASRRAPAARGAVQPTPEADHAAGAGTGSEPKPRTASEAGPGTGADARPDGSAEPAPPRADGPRPRAAWLALLVRSWRQLTSMRTALVLLFLLALAAVPGSLIPQRNLNPLKVEEYSTDHPTLAPWLDRLSFFHVFGAPWFAAIYLLLFISLIGCLWSRVHWHARALFTAPPKAPARPGRLPGGSTWTSPLDAPDAVDLARGVLRGRRFRVAPAPGDARRPDGSPDHSVAAEKGYLRESGNLVFHLALVALLAGMGLGSWFGYQGTVLVVTGNGFANTLISYDQYSGGELVDAAGLPPFSVNLDQFSASYQDNGQPADFRADVSYQSDIDAPVRTDTIRVNHPLRIGSAKIYLIGHGYAPHFVLRDSAGAVVWESYVPCTPRDGMFTSTCTVKIPDTGLPPTGERREPQQLAFSGVFTPTTVLDPGHGYVSTYPAARAPGLTLTGFVGNLHLNEGIPQNVYAVDTRDMTQFTMTGPAGKDRIAQVVALSNPAQRTLTGLPGGMSLEVDGLHEFATFQTKSDPYKGLVLGAAVVIVLGLVASLRVRRRRVWVRATPVDGGGSTVEVGGLSRSDAQGFAAELAALSEEIRLDTTPDDDPSAGDPPAAGEAPDGEKPAAAMPADPATSTTISATSEREP; translated from the coding sequence GTGAGCACACGTCCCACCGCACCGTCCGGGCATGTCGACGGGCTGCGCCCGGACGACCCGGCGGTCCTCGAGGCCCCCGAGGCGTTCGATCCGCCGGCTCCGCGATCGGCGTCCCGCCGCGCTCCCGCCGCCCGCGGGGCCGTCCAGCCCACCCCGGAGGCGGATCACGCCGCGGGGGCGGGGACCGGCTCGGAGCCGAAGCCGCGAACCGCCTCGGAAGCCGGCCCGGGAACCGGCGCCGACGCGCGGCCGGACGGTTCCGCGGAACCGGCGCCGCCGCGGGCGGACGGCCCGCGGCCACGGGCCGCCTGGCTCGCGCTGCTGGTCCGGTCCTGGCGGCAGCTCACCAGCATGCGCACCGCGCTGGTGCTGCTCTTCCTGCTCGCGCTGGCCGCGGTGCCCGGCTCACTCATCCCGCAGCGCAACCTCAACCCGCTGAAGGTCGAGGAGTACTCCACCGACCACCCGACGCTCGCCCCCTGGCTGGACCGGCTCTCCTTCTTCCACGTCTTCGGCGCGCCCTGGTTCGCCGCGATCTACCTGCTGCTGTTCATCTCGCTGATCGGCTGCCTCTGGTCGCGGGTGCACTGGCACGCGCGGGCGCTGTTCACCGCCCCGCCGAAGGCCCCGGCCCGGCCGGGCCGGCTGCCCGGTGGCAGCACCTGGACGAGCCCGCTCGACGCCCCGGACGCCGTGGACCTGGCCCGGGGGGTGCTGCGCGGGCGGCGGTTCCGGGTGGCGCCCGCGCCTGGTGACGCCCGCCGTCCCGACGGCTCGCCGGACCACTCGGTCGCCGCGGAGAAGGGCTACCTGCGCGAGAGCGGCAACCTGGTGTTCCACCTGGCGCTCGTCGCGCTGCTCGCCGGGATGGGGCTGGGCTCCTGGTTCGGCTACCAGGGCACCGTCCTGGTCGTCACCGGCAACGGGTTCGCGAACACCCTGATCTCCTACGACCAGTACAGCGGCGGCGAGCTGGTGGACGCGGCCGGCCTGCCGCCGTTCTCGGTCAACCTCGACCAGTTCTCGGCGTCCTACCAGGACAACGGCCAGCCCGCGGACTTCCGGGCCGACGTCTCCTACCAGTCGGACATCGACGCGCCCGTGCGCACCGACACGATCCGGGTCAACCATCCGCTGCGGATCGGCAGCGCGAAGATCTACCTGATCGGCCACGGCTACGCGCCGCACTTCGTCCTGCGTGACTCCGCCGGCGCGGTCGTCTGGGAGAGCTACGTCCCCTGCACGCCCCGGGACGGCATGTTCACCTCGACCTGCACGGTGAAGATCCCCGACACCGGCCTGCCGCCGACGGGGGAGCGCCGGGAACCGCAGCAGCTCGCCTTCAGCGGGGTGTTCACCCCGACCACCGTGCTCGACCCGGGGCACGGCTACGTCTCCACCTATCCGGCGGCGCGGGCACCCGGGCTCACCCTCACCGGCTTCGTCGGGAACCTGCACCTCAACGAGGGCATCCCGCAGAACGTCTACGCCGTCGACACCCGGGACATGACCCAGTTCACGATGACCGGGCCGGCCGGGAAGGACCGGATCGCCCAGGTCGTCGCCCTGAGCAACCCCGCGCAGCGGACGCTGACCGGCCTGCCCGGCGGCATGTCGCTCGAGGTGGACGGCCTGCACGAGTTCGCCACGTTCCAGACCAAGTCAGACCCCTACAAGGGCCTGGTGCTGGGCGCGGCCGTCGTCATCGTCCTCGGCCTGGTCGCGAGCCTGCGGGTGCGCCGGCGCCGGGTGTGGGTGCGGGCCACCCCGGTGGACGGCGGCGGCAGCACGGTGGAGGTCGGCGGCCTCTCCAGGTCGGACGCGCAGGGCTTCGCCGCCGAGCTGGCCGCCCTCAGCGAGGAGATCCGGCTCGACACCACCCCGGACGACGACCCGTCCGCGGGCGACCCGCCCGCGGCCGGCGAGGCACCAGACGGGGAGAAGCCGGCCGCCGCCATGCCGGCCGACCCCGCCACCAGCACGACCATCAGCGCCACCAGCGAACGGGAGCCTTGA
- a CDS encoding PLD nuclease N-terminal domain-containing protein, whose product MLGLALTFLIIGVWVFSVIDVIGTPVDAVKVVPKPIWLIVLIVFFFLGSVCWFLFGRPRVAHGYDGYERRAASDHPAFGGRGPWGTERAAGGRTRSGASRTGMRRQAVRPVGPDDDPEFLRELADRIRGGEPEPPARG is encoded by the coding sequence GTGCTGGGTCTCGCGCTGACATTCCTGATCATAGGTGTCTGGGTGTTTTCGGTCATTGACGTGATCGGCACACCAGTGGACGCGGTCAAGGTTGTACCCAAACCGATCTGGCTGATCGTGTTGATCGTGTTTTTCTTCCTCGGATCGGTCTGCTGGTTCCTGTTCGGGCGGCCGCGCGTCGCCCACGGCTATGACGGCTACGAGCGCCGCGCCGCCTCCGACCACCCGGCGTTCGGCGGCCGCGGGCCGTGGGGAACCGAGCGCGCCGCTGGCGGCCGCACCCGTTCCGGGGCCTCCCGGACAGGGATGCGCCGCCAGGCCGTCCGCCCCGTCGGCCCGGACGACGACCCCGAGTTCCTGCGCGAGCTCGCCGACCGCATCCGCGGCGGCGAACCCGAGCCCCCCGCCCGCGGCTGA
- the mqnP gene encoding menaquinone biosynthesis prenyltransferase MqnP: MSDAALAPGMPGRASGGPTHGPVRAFLRLVVIEHSVFALPFAYVAALAACFAVSRSVHWRDLALVTVAMVAARTFAMATNRIIDRAIDARNPRTAGRELVTGAVSVRTAVVGSIVALAVFLGSAAALSWLCLALAPVAVAPLIVYSYAKRFTDFPQAVLAIAQAVAPIGAWIAITGAWSWSAVLLGLAVGTWIGGFDLIYSCLDAEVDRRIGVRSVPARFGVRAALAASIVTHAVTFALFVVFGLLEDFGAWWWAGLVLTAAAFCYEHAIVSPTDLSRVTRAFLTTNGFVGIALFTFALADLVSRGLAA, from the coding sequence GTGAGCGACGCCGCCCTGGCCCCAGGCATGCCCGGCCGGGCCTCCGGTGGCCCGACGCACGGCCCGGTGCGCGCGTTCCTGCGGCTCGTCGTCATCGAGCACTCCGTCTTCGCGCTGCCGTTCGCCTACGTGGCGGCCCTCGCGGCCTGCTTCGCGGTCTCGCGGTCGGTGCACTGGCGTGACCTGGCGCTCGTCACGGTCGCGATGGTGGCGGCCCGCACGTTCGCGATGGCCACGAACCGGATCATCGACCGGGCCATCGACGCCCGCAACCCGCGTACCGCCGGCCGTGAGCTCGTCACCGGCGCGGTGTCCGTCCGCACGGCGGTCGTCGGCTCGATCGTCGCGCTCGCGGTGTTCCTCGGCTCGGCCGCGGCGCTGTCCTGGCTGTGCCTGGCCCTGGCCCCGGTCGCGGTCGCCCCGCTCATCGTCTACTCGTACGCGAAGCGGTTCACCGACTTCCCGCAGGCGGTCCTCGCGATCGCCCAGGCCGTGGCCCCGATCGGCGCCTGGATCGCGATCACCGGCGCGTGGTCGTGGTCGGCCGTCCTGCTCGGGCTCGCCGTCGGCACCTGGATCGGCGGCTTCGACCTGATCTACTCCTGCCTGGACGCCGAGGTCGACCGGCGGATCGGGGTGCGCTCCGTCCCGGCGCGGTTCGGTGTCCGGGCCGCGCTCGCCGCCTCGATCGTCACCCACGCCGTGACCTTCGCGCTCTTCGTAGTGTTCGGCCTGCTGGAGGACTTCGGCGCCTGGTGGTGGGCCGGCCTGGTGCTGACCGCGGCGGCCTTCTGCTACGAGCACGCGATCGTCTCGCCGACCGATCTCTCCCGGGTGACCCGGGCGTTCCTCACCACCAACGGCTTCGTCGGGATCGCCCTGTTCACCTTCGCGCTGGCCGACCTGGTCAGCCGCGGCCTGGCCGCCTGA
- a CDS encoding TlpA family protein disulfide reductase, with protein MAVVAVALLVGGGLAACSANASKVDATGGGGYGFVQQAPGQDFVPAADRREPPAMAGKTLDGSQLDLAALRGKPVVVNFWASWCAPCRAETPGLVTLAGENPAVAFVGVNEKDNASSAKAFTRDFKVGYPSVVDRLGTLAAGWPVAPGLPSTFVLDANGRIAARFTGGVLPAELTTVLDRLRTEV; from the coding sequence ATGGCCGTGGTCGCCGTCGCACTGCTGGTCGGCGGCGGGCTCGCGGCCTGCTCGGCGAACGCGAGCAAGGTCGACGCCACGGGCGGCGGGGGCTACGGATTCGTCCAACAGGCACCCGGGCAGGACTTCGTGCCCGCCGCGGACCGCCGGGAACCGCCGGCGATGGCGGGCAAGACGCTCGACGGGAGCCAGCTCGACCTCGCCGCGCTGCGTGGCAAGCCCGTCGTGGTGAACTTCTGGGCCTCTTGGTGTGCCCCTTGCCGGGCGGAGACCCCCGGTCTCGTCACACTCGCCGGCGAGAACCCGGCCGTCGCCTTCGTCGGGGTGAACGAGAAGGACAACGCCTCCAGCGCGAAGGCGTTCACCCGCGACTTCAAGGTCGGCTACCCGAGCGTCGTCGACCGGCTCGGCACGCTGGCCGCCGGCTGGCCGGTCGCCCCGGGCCTGCCGTCGACCTTCGTGCTCGACGCGAACGGCCGCATCGCCGCGCGCTTCACCGGCGGCGTGCTGCCGGCGGAGCTCACCACCGTGCTCGACCGGCTCCGGACGGAGGTCTGA
- a CDS encoding cytochrome c biogenesis CcdA family protein: MGAVDVVTDGPLLLAAPVAVAAGLLSFLSPCVLPLVPGYLSFITGLSGEDLQRRPAAAPLAATADTPDTAELADTAEPAVVGMAAAGGPARASGASAVGGGPASGGAVATGGAGPSALARRLGELRRVGRVTAGTGLFVLGFSAVFVTYGAAFGGLGQWLNVHQVGLGQVLGAVTIVMGLAFAGVFSRMSWANREWRLHRLPNPGLLGAPALGVMFGLGWTPCLGPTLAAVQGLATLSATAGRGAFLSAMYCLGLGLPFLAVGLAFRRAVGALSVFRRHARLLALTGGALLVTVGVLQLTGAWADLVAELRPYAPGFSETPL; encoded by the coding sequence ATGGGTGCCGTGGACGTCGTCACCGACGGCCCGCTGCTGCTGGCGGCGCCCGTAGCGGTCGCGGCCGGCCTGCTGTCCTTCCTGTCGCCGTGCGTGCTGCCGCTGGTCCCCGGCTACCTGTCCTTCATCACCGGCCTGTCCGGCGAGGATCTCCAGCGCCGTCCGGCGGCGGCACCCCTCGCCGCCACCGCCGACACCCCTGACACCGCCGAGCTCGCCGACACCGCGGAGCCCGCCGTGGTCGGGATGGCCGCCGCGGGTGGCCCAGCGCGGGCGTCCGGTGCGTCGGCCGTCGGCGGTGGGCCGGCGTCCGGCGGTGCCGTGGCGACCGGCGGCGCGGGGCCGTCCGCGCTGGCCCGACGGCTGGGTGAGCTGCGCAGAGTCGGCCGGGTGACCGCCGGCACCGGGCTGTTCGTGCTCGGCTTCAGCGCCGTGTTCGTGACGTACGGGGCGGCGTTCGGCGGTCTCGGCCAGTGGCTGAACGTGCACCAGGTCGGGCTCGGCCAGGTGCTCGGCGCGGTGACGATCGTGATGGGACTGGCCTTCGCCGGGGTGTTCTCCAGGATGTCCTGGGCCAACCGCGAGTGGCGTCTCCACCGGCTGCCCAACCCGGGGCTGCTCGGTGCCCCGGCGCTCGGCGTGATGTTCGGTCTCGGCTGGACGCCGTGCCTCGGCCCGACCCTGGCCGCCGTGCAGGGGCTCGCCACGCTGAGCGCGACGGCCGGGCGCGGCGCCTTCCTCTCCGCCATGTACTGCCTGGGACTCGGGCTGCCCTTCCTGGCCGTCGGTCTGGCCTTCCGCCGTGCCGTCGGTGCCCTGAGCGTCTTCCGCCGCCACGCCCGACTCCTCGCGCTGACCGGCGGCGCCCTGCTGGTGACAGTGGGCGTCCTGCAGCTCACCGGAGCCTGGGCCGACCTTGTCGCCGAGCTGCGCCCCTACGCGCCCGGATTCTCGGAGACGCCCCTGTGA
- a CDS encoding menaquinone biosynthesis decarboxylase yields MAWADLRAFLTHLDRGGDLRRVRVPVDPRLEVTEIVTRVVRDRGPALLFEKPVGADMPLAINVFGTEARMAAALGVERLDDIGTRIGELLRPELPVGFGGLRGALGKAAQLTSLPPRKVRTAPCQDVVLKGSDVDLNLLPGVHAWPRDGGPFLNLGLTHTKHPETGARNLGMYRLQQHDARTVGMHWQIHKDSNAHHAVAERRGERLPVAIAFGCDPAVTYASSAPLPAEIDEYLFAGFLRRERVEMVDCLTVPLQVPANSQVVLEGWLEPGERLPEGPFGDHTGFYTPIEPFPALHVDVMTMQRDPVFQSIVVGRPPQEDGPMGKATERIFLPLIRMMIPEIVDYDLPEAGVFHNCAIVSIEKRFPKHAQKVMNAVWGAGLLSLSKLIVVVDADCDVHDYHEVAWRAFGNVDYAHDLLTTVGPVDHLDHASYEQFYGGKIGVDATRKLPTEGYRRDGGWPEEIVMDEAVRDRVTRRWKEYGL; encoded by the coding sequence ATGGCCTGGGCCGATCTCCGTGCGTTCCTCACTCACCTCGACCGCGGTGGGGACCTTCGCCGGGTGCGGGTTCCCGTCGACCCCCGCCTGGAGGTGACCGAGATCGTCACCCGGGTCGTCCGCGACCGGGGCCCGGCACTGCTGTTCGAGAAGCCCGTCGGTGCCGACATGCCGCTGGCGATCAACGTGTTCGGCACCGAGGCCCGGATGGCCGCGGCGCTCGGCGTCGAGCGCCTCGACGACATCGGCACCCGCATCGGCGAGCTGCTGCGCCCCGAGCTGCCGGTCGGCTTCGGTGGCCTGCGCGGCGCGCTCGGCAAGGCCGCGCAGCTCACCTCGCTGCCCCCGCGCAAGGTCCGCACCGCCCCCTGCCAGGACGTCGTCCTCAAGGGCTCGGACGTCGACCTGAACCTGCTGCCCGGTGTGCACGCCTGGCCACGCGACGGCGGGCCGTTCCTCAACCTGGGGCTGACCCACACGAAGCACCCCGAGACCGGGGCGCGCAACCTCGGCATGTACCGGCTGCAGCAGCACGACGCCCGCACCGTCGGCATGCACTGGCAGATCCACAAGGACTCCAACGCGCACCACGCCGTCGCCGAGCGGCGCGGCGAACGGCTGCCGGTCGCGATCGCGTTCGGCTGCGACCCCGCCGTCACCTACGCGTCCTCCGCCCCGCTGCCCGCCGAGATCGACGAGTACCTGTTCGCCGGGTTCCTGCGCCGCGAGCGGGTCGAGATGGTCGACTGCCTGACCGTCCCGCTCCAGGTGCCGGCGAACTCCCAGGTCGTGCTCGAGGGCTGGCTCGAACCCGGCGAACGGCTGCCCGAAGGCCCATTCGGAGACCACACCGGCTTCTACACGCCGATCGAGCCGTTCCCCGCGCTGCACGTCGACGTGATGACCATGCAGCGCGACCCGGTCTTCCAGAGCATCGTGGTCGGACGTCCACCGCAGGAGGACGGGCCGATGGGCAAGGCGACCGAGCGCATCTTCCTGCCGCTGATCCGGATGATGATCCCCGAGATCGTCGACTACGACCTGCCCGAGGCCGGGGTCTTCCACAACTGCGCGATCGTCTCGATCGAGAAGCGGTTCCCCAAGCACGCCCAGAAGGTGATGAACGCGGTCTGGGGCGCGGGCCTGCTCTCGCTGTCGAAGCTGATCGTCGTCGTCGACGCCGACTGTGACGTCCACGACTACCACGAGGTCGCCTGGCGGGCGTTCGGCAATGTGGACTACGCGCACGACCTGCTCACCACGGTGGGTCCGGTCGACCACCTGGACCACGCCTCCTACGAGCAGTTCTACGGCGGCAAGATCGGGGTCGACGCGACCCGCAAGCTGCCCACCGAGGGCTACCGGCGCGACGGAGGCTGGCCCGAGGAGATCGTCATGGACGAGGCCGTCCGGGACAGGGTGACGCGCCGGTGGAAGGAGTACGGCCTGTGA
- a CDS encoding methyltransferase domain-containing protein, with product MIHPALRPLRCPVCVAPLADPAGSAGPAGPAGAVRCAAGHSFDVERSGYLNLRTGRARRVSGDTAEMVQARVDFLGRGHYAPLTARLVQLATAQAVEGNPPGAPEVVLEIGAGTAHHLAAVVDAAPRRFGIAVDVSKYALRRAARAHPRIGAVAFDVVDRWPLPDASVDVLLDVFAPRDLAEMRRLLRPGGTLLLVTPGEGHLAELREPLGLVGVQPGKRERLADELSGRFDRLAAETLTRTLRLGVDEAVDVALMGPTGHHTGRPELHRRLVAAWPPGRATLDVTASFVLHRATVGPTAAQR from the coding sequence ATGATCCATCCTGCCCTGCGCCCGCTGCGGTGCCCCGTCTGCGTGGCGCCCCTGGCCGACCCGGCCGGGTCGGCGGGCCCGGCGGGCCCGGCAGGCGCTGTGCGGTGTGCCGCGGGGCACTCGTTCGACGTCGAGCGGTCCGGCTACCTGAACCTGCGCACGGGCCGGGCCCGCCGGGTGTCCGGCGACACGGCCGAGATGGTCCAGGCCCGGGTCGACTTCCTCGGGCGTGGCCACTACGCGCCGCTCACCGCCCGCCTGGTCCAGCTCGCCACCGCCCAGGCGGTGGAAGGGAATCCACCCGGCGCGCCCGAGGTCGTGCTGGAGATCGGCGCCGGCACCGCCCACCACCTCGCGGCCGTCGTCGACGCGGCGCCGCGACGGTTCGGGATCGCCGTGGACGTGTCGAAGTACGCGCTGCGCCGCGCGGCCCGCGCCCATCCGCGGATCGGCGCCGTGGCCTTCGACGTGGTCGACCGCTGGCCGCTGCCGGACGCGTCCGTCGACGTCCTGCTGGACGTCTTCGCGCCGCGCGACCTCGCCGAGATGCGCCGGCTGCTGCGGCCCGGGGGCACGCTGCTCCTGGTGACTCCCGGCGAGGGCCACCTGGCGGAGCTGCGGGAGCCGCTCGGGCTGGTCGGCGTCCAGCCCGGCAAGCGGGAACGGCTGGCGGACGAGCTGTCCGGCCGGTTCGACCGGCTCGCCGCGGAGACGCTGACCCGCACCCTCCGGCTCGGCGTGGACGAGGCCGTCGACGTGGCTCTCATGGGCCCCACCGGGCACCACACGGGCCGGCCCGAGCTGCACCGGCGCCTGGTCGCGGCGTGGCCCCCCGGCCGGGCCACGCTGGACGTCACCGCCTCCTTCGTCCTGCACCGCGCGACCGTCGGCCCCACGGCCGCCCAGCGGTAG
- the ccsB gene encoding c-type cytochrome biogenesis protein CcsB, which produces MPVNEGMANLSDLLFGTSVAVYAAGMLGFAAEFAFSRLGATSGKTDVAAGGQLDAAGAVGARTDRQEVLVGAAPSAAEVGGGATGLADAAGGAAGSATAGSAPPDSGAAAGGDDAAGSGFAPWIGRIAVVLTIVGWVAHVGSAVTRAIAAGRVPWGNMYEFSSMICLIAVTTFLVLMTRQQIRWLGVFVMVPVVLSMGFAGTVLYVAAGPLVPALNSYWLRIHVAGAIVASGVFLVSAVTTVLFLLKDRWENRLAEVASGRAEASRAMRSRGGIVMRLPSSATLDTITYRAIAFAFPIWTFAIIAGAIWAEAAWGRYWGWDPKETWSFITWVIYAAYLHARATAGWRGRRAAAVSLLAFSALFVDYYLVNLVISGLHSYAGV; this is translated from the coding sequence ATGCCGGTCAATGAAGGCATGGCCAATCTGTCCGACCTGCTGTTCGGGACGTCGGTCGCCGTCTACGCGGCCGGGATGCTCGGCTTCGCGGCCGAGTTCGCGTTCAGCCGGCTCGGCGCGACGTCCGGAAAGACGGACGTCGCCGCCGGCGGTCAGCTGGACGCCGCCGGCGCGGTCGGCGCGCGGACCGACCGGCAGGAGGTCCTGGTCGGCGCCGCGCCGTCCGCCGCCGAGGTCGGCGGGGGCGCCACGGGCCTGGCCGACGCCGCCGGAGGCGCCGCGGGCTCGGCCACCGCGGGTTCGGCCCCCCCGGACTCGGGCGCCGCGGCGGGCGGCGACGATGCCGCCGGCTCCGGGTTCGCGCCCTGGATCGGCCGGATCGCGGTGGTCCTGACGATCGTCGGCTGGGTGGCGCACGTCGGTTCGGCGGTCACCCGGGCGATCGCGGCGGGCCGTGTCCCCTGGGGCAACATGTACGAGTTCTCGTCCATGATCTGCCTGATCGCGGTGACGACGTTCCTGGTCCTGATGACCCGCCAGCAGATCCGCTGGCTCGGGGTCTTCGTGATGGTGCCGGTCGTGCTCTCCATGGGCTTCGCCGGCACGGTCCTCTACGTCGCCGCGGGGCCGCTCGTCCCGGCGCTCAACTCGTACTGGCTGCGGATCCACGTCGCCGGGGCGATCGTCGCCAGCGGTGTCTTCCTGGTGTCCGCGGTGACGACGGTCCTGTTCCTGCTGAAGGACCGCTGGGAGAACCGGCTGGCGGAGGTGGCCTCCGGCCGCGCCGAGGCGTCGCGCGCCATGCGCAGCCGGGGCGGGATCGTGATGCGCCTGCCGTCCTCGGCCACCCTCGACACGATCACCTACCGGGCGATCGCGTTCGCCTTCCCGATCTGGACCTTCGCCATCATCGCCGGGGCGATCTGGGCCGAGGCGGCCTGGGGCCGCTACTGGGGCTGGGACCCGAAGGAGACCTGGTCCTTCATCACCTGGGTGATCTACGCGGCGTACCTGCACGCCCGCGCGACAGCCGGGTGGCGGGGACGGCGCGCCGCGGCGGTCTCGCTGCTGGCCTTCAGCGCCCTGTTCGTCGACTACTACCTGGTGAACCTGGTGATCAGCGGCCTGCACTCGTACGCCGGGGTCTGA
- a CDS encoding UbiX family flavin prenyltransferase yields the protein MSDGPAAAPGGLAPDGPAAADEPRRPWVVGVSGASGTPYAAAVLRGLLAAGRPVDIVVSRAARLTLLDETGIGWRDGAWREPLTSWLCTRLDGRPRPDAAEVAGRVDLLVDVHPPDDMGARPSSGSYPTRGMIVVPASTASVAGIALGLSKDLLQRAADVTLKEGRRLVVVPREMPYTRATLRHMLDLDAAGAVVAAASPGFYAGARAAEDLVDFVAGRVLDAAGVPNALFRRWTGELGGARATPARTTELGDGPRRAPTSG from the coding sequence ATGTCCGACGGCCCCGCGGCGGCGCCCGGCGGGTTGGCGCCCGACGGCCCCGCGGCGGCGGACGAGCCGCGGCGGCCCTGGGTCGTCGGGGTCAGCGGCGCGAGCGGAACGCCCTACGCGGCCGCCGTCCTGCGCGGCCTGCTGGCCGCCGGCCGGCCCGTCGACATCGTGGTCTCCCGCGCGGCCCGGCTCACCCTGCTCGACGAGACCGGCATCGGCTGGCGGGACGGCGCCTGGCGCGAACCGCTGACGAGCTGGCTGTGCACCCGGCTCGACGGGCGGCCCCGGCCCGACGCGGCCGAGGTGGCCGGCCGCGTCGACCTGCTGGTGGACGTCCACCCGCCCGACGACATGGGCGCGCGCCCGAGCAGCGGCTCCTACCCGACCCGCGGGATGATCGTGGTCCCGGCGAGCACCGCCTCGGTCGCCGGCATCGCCCTCGGCCTGTCCAAGGACCTGCTCCAGCGCGCGGCCGACGTCACCCTCAAGGAGGGCCGGCGCCTGGTCGTGGTCCCCCGGGAGATGCCCTACACCCGGGCCACGCTGCGCCACATGCTCGACCTGGACGCCGCCGGCGCCGTCGTGGCCGCGGCCAGCCCCGGCTTCTACGCCGGCGCCCGCGCCGCCGAGGACCTGGTGGACTTCGTCGCCGGCCGGGTCCTCGACGCCGCCGGCGTCCCCAACGCGCTGTTCCGCCGGTGGACGGGCGAGCTCGGCGGCGCCCGCGCCACCCCGGCGCGTACAACAGAGCTGGGGGACGGGCCTCGGCGCGCCCCGACCAGCGGATAA